Proteins encoded by one window of Methanothermobacter sp. K4:
- the lysA gene encoding diaminopimelate decarboxylase, protein MFSDIEVNDKGHLVIGGADAVELADEYGTPLYVIDEMRIRDNYRRLHRAFSRNYSDFQVFYACKANTNLAVMRILEEEGSGIDAVSPGEIYTALMAGFDPERILYTGNNVRDDELQFALEAGVRINIDSRSQLLRLAEMAPEGLEVSFRVNPLVGAGHHEHCITGGEMSKFGIMESEAPEVYSLALDLGLKPVGIHAHIGSGILDPEPFMLAVESLMDIAGRVHGETGVEFEFIDFGGGLGIPYTPDEEPLDIDEFASRITCLFKDKLSDYGLGKPVMCLEPGRYIVGDASYLLTRVNTIKESYRKFAGVDAGFNTLLRPAMYGSYHHILVADRPLAEPSGKIDIAGNVCESGDLFARDRPMPEVSEGDILAIMNAGAYSFSMASQYNSRPRPAEVLVRDGDAEVVRRRETFADLLSGQTIPPRLLKR, encoded by the coding sequence ATGTTTTCTGATATTGAGGTTAACGATAAGGGACACCTTGTGATTGGAGGCGCCGATGCAGTTGAACTGGCAGATGAATACGGCACCCCACTCTATGTTATCGATGAGATGAGAATAAGGGACAATTACAGGAGGCTCCACAGGGCATTCTCCAGGAACTATTCAGATTTCCAGGTGTTCTACGCATGTAAGGCCAACACCAACCTCGCGGTTATGAGGATACTTGAGGAGGAGGGCAGTGGAATCGATGCCGTGTCTCCGGGGGAGATCTACACCGCCCTCATGGCAGGTTTTGACCCTGAAAGGATCCTCTACACAGGCAACAATGTGAGGGATGATGAGCTGCAGTTTGCACTTGAAGCGGGTGTGAGGATCAATATTGATTCAAGGTCACAGCTTCTGAGGCTGGCGGAGATGGCCCCTGAGGGACTTGAGGTATCATTCAGGGTCAACCCCCTTGTGGGTGCAGGCCACCATGAGCACTGCATCACCGGCGGGGAGATGAGCAAGTTCGGTATCATGGAAAGCGAGGCCCCGGAGGTTTACAGTCTCGCACTTGACCTTGGCCTTAAGCCGGTGGGTATACATGCCCATATAGGGTCAGGAATACTTGACCCGGAGCCCTTCATGCTGGCAGTTGAGTCCCTCATGGATATCGCGGGAAGGGTCCATGGGGAGACAGGGGTCGAATTTGAATTCATAGACTTCGGCGGAGGTCTTGGCATACCCTACACTCCAGATGAGGAGCCACTGGACATCGATGAATTCGCATCACGGATAACGTGCCTCTTTAAGGATAAACTATCTGATTATGGCCTTGGAAAGCCTGTGATGTGCCTTGAACCTGGAAGGTACATAGTTGGGGATGCATCATATCTCCTAACACGCGTTAACACCATAAAGGAGAGTTACAGGAAATTCGCAGGGGTTGACGCAGGCTTCAACACACTGCTGAGGCCGGCCATGTATGGTTCCTACCACCACATCCTGGTTGCAGACAGGCCCCTTGCTGAGCCCTCAGGGAAGATAGACATAGCAGGGAATGTGTGTGAATCAGGGGACCTATTTGCAAGGGACAGGCCCATGCCTGAGGTCAGTGAGGGTGACATCCTTGCCATCATGAATGCAGGTGCCTATTCCTTCTCAATGGCCTCCCAGTACAACTCCCGCCCACGACCGGCTGAGGTGCTTGTAAGGGATGGTGATGCAGAGGTTGTAAGGAGGAGGGAGACATTCGCTGATCTCCTATCAGGACAGACCATACCTCCAAGGCTCCTTAAGAGGTAG
- the dapF gene encoding diaminopimelate epimerase: MTRMVMFSKMHGLGNDYVVIDESTQECIPEDKKSEFVREVCTRGFSVGADGVIFVQPAAGEGDIRFRIFNADGSEAEMCGNGIRCFSKFVYDNAIVRKGKLDVETLAGIKTVELEVGDDGSVVSSRVDMGTATFKTDQIPMDVGECEFIDRFLPVEGEDIKLTALSVGNPHAVIFVDDARSVDLERLGPAIENHPLFPERINVHFVEVVDPSEIIMVTWERGAGPTMACGTGATASVIAGVKLEKLDDSVLVHLPGGELKIDVYQEGTELGAYMEGDAVLVFDGILIRDP, translated from the coding sequence ATGACGAGGATGGTAATGTTCTCCAAGATGCATGGACTTGGAAATGACTATGTGGTTATAGATGAGAGCACCCAGGAGTGCATACCTGAGGATAAAAAGTCTGAATTCGTCAGGGAGGTATGCACCAGGGGATTCTCTGTTGGGGCCGATGGCGTCATATTTGTCCAGCCAGCAGCTGGTGAGGGGGATATACGGTTCAGGATATTCAATGCCGATGGAAGCGAGGCAGAGATGTGCGGTAACGGAATAAGGTGCTTCTCAAAGTTTGTATACGATAATGCCATTGTGAGAAAGGGAAAACTTGATGTTGAAACCCTTGCAGGCATCAAAACCGTGGAGCTTGAGGTTGGTGATGATGGTTCAGTGGTCTCCTCAAGGGTTGATATGGGTACCGCAACATTCAAGACGGACCAGATACCCATGGATGTGGGGGAATGTGAGTTCATAGACCGTTTCCTCCCGGTTGAGGGTGAGGATATCAAGCTCACAGCACTGAGCGTCGGGAACCCCCATGCGGTGATATTTGTGGATGATGCCAGGTCGGTGGACCTGGAGCGGCTTGGCCCCGCAATAGAGAATCACCCCCTGTTCCCTGAGAGGATCAACGTGCATTTTGTTGAGGTGGTTGATCCATCTGAGATCATCATGGTAACCTGGGAGAGGGGTGCCGGCCCAACCATGGCCTGTGGAACAGGGGCCACAGCCAGTGTGATTGCAGGGGTTAAACTTGAAAAACTGGATGACAGTGTCCTGGTGCATCTACCTGGAGGTGAACTGAAAATAGACGTCTACCAGGAGGGTACAGAGCTGGGGGCCTACATGGAGGGCGATGCGGTCCTTGTGTTTGATGGGATACTCATAAGGGATCCCTAG
- a CDS encoding HemK2/MTQ2 family protein methyltransferase, with translation MIRYGELKIETCRDVYEPAEDTFLLADNLDVGEGESVLEIGTGTGLVAIKASEKADVTATDINPTAVECARKNAALNGSRLRLLHGDLFDPVRGEKFDVILFNTPYLPVGEEDFTEDPIDLAWNGGPDGRRVIDRFLDDVAEHLKPGGRIQLVQSSLSDTERTLERLRTLGFDAEVTASERYFFEEIVLIRAVMNEG, from the coding sequence ATGATAAGATACGGTGAGCTGAAAATCGAAACATGCCGGGACGTATATGAACCTGCAGAGGACACCTTCCTGCTTGCAGATAACCTTGATGTTGGAGAGGGTGAAAGTGTCCTTGAAATAGGCACCGGTACTGGGCTGGTTGCCATAAAGGCCTCAGAGAAGGCTGATGTGACTGCAACAGATATAAACCCCACTGCAGTAGAATGTGCCAGGAAAAACGCTGCCCTGAATGGTTCCAGGTTAAGGTTGCTCCATGGCGACCTCTTTGACCCTGTGAGGGGTGAGAAATTTGACGTTATACTCTTCAACACCCCATACCTACCTGTGGGTGAGGAGGATTTCACAGAGGACCCGATAGACCTTGCCTGGAATGGGGGGCCCGACGGGAGGAGGGTTATAGACCGCTTCCTGGATGATGTGGCTGAACACCTGAAGCCCGGTGGAAGAATCCAGCTCGTTCAATCCTCACTCTCAGACACCGAAAGGACGCTTGAAAGGCTCCGGACTCTGGGTTTTGATGCAGAGGTTACCGCAAGTGAAAGGTACTTCTTTGAGGAGATAGTCCTCATAAGGGCCGTTATGAATGAGGGCTAG
- a CDS encoding helix-turn-helix transcriptional regulator yields the protein MKTLIREYRNKLGLTQEELAEMVGVTRQTIIALERGRYSPSLILAHRITRALGGEHIEDIFLLDEDG from the coding sequence TTGAAAACCCTGATAAGGGAATACAGAAACAAGCTTGGACTGACCCAGGAGGAACTGGCAGAGATGGTGGGGGTTACAAGGCAGACCATAATAGCCCTTGAGAGGGGACGCTACAGCCCATCCCTCATCCTCGCCCACAGGATCACAAGGGCCCTCGGGGGGGAGCACATCGAGGATATATTCCTCCTTGATGAGGATGGTTGA
- the rsmA gene encoding 16S rRNA (adenine(1518)-N(6)/adenine(1519)-N(6))-dimethyltransferase RsmA has protein sequence MTGLYRETRDVLRKYGVRLRRSLGQNYLVDDGKRQRILKYANLGPHDHVLEIGAGIGTLTLPMAELAGHVTAIESDPFIAGILADRVKGDNVDIIVGDALKVDFPEFNKVVSNLPYQISSPVTFRLLRHEFELGVLMYQREFAARMVAEPGTRNYSRLSVMLHFLAEVRIVDYLKPGCFFPRPRVDSAVVTFRPTGFRLPALFEDVCRALFQHRKKKTSKSLRESFHEIKVDLNLNEVLDVLPSDILEKRVFQLKPEEILEIAERMEDLSGAS, from the coding sequence ATGACGGGACTCTACAGAGAGACAAGGGACGTTCTGAGGAAGTATGGTGTCAGGCTCAGAAGGAGTCTGGGGCAGAATTACCTTGTTGATGACGGTAAAAGGCAACGGATACTCAAATATGCCAATTTGGGGCCACATGATCATGTCTTGGAGATAGGGGCGGGCATAGGTACGCTGACACTCCCCATGGCAGAACTTGCAGGTCATGTCACTGCAATTGAGAGCGACCCCTTCATTGCAGGGATCCTTGCCGATAGAGTAAAAGGGGACAATGTGGATATCATTGTGGGTGACGCCCTTAAGGTTGATTTTCCAGAGTTCAATAAGGTGGTATCCAACCTTCCCTACCAGATATCATCCCCTGTAACCTTCAGGCTGCTAAGGCATGAATTCGAGCTGGGGGTCCTCATGTACCAGAGGGAGTTTGCTGCAAGGATGGTTGCAGAGCCGGGTACGAGGAATTACTCAAGGCTCTCTGTAATGTTGCACTTCCTTGCAGAGGTCAGGATAGTAGATTACCTCAAACCGGGCTGCTTTTTCCCGAGGCCCCGCGTTGACTCTGCGGTTGTGACCTTCAGACCCACTGGATTCAGGCTCCCTGCGCTTTTTGAGGATGTGTGCCGCGCCCTCTTCCAGCACAGAAAGAAAAAAACCTCCAAGTCGCTCAGGGAGTCATTCCACGAGATAAAGGTTGATCTGAACCTCAATGAGGTTCTGGATGTTCTTCCATCTGATATACTTGAGAAGAGGGTCTTTCAGCTGAAGCCAGAGGAGATACTTGAAATAGCAGAACGCATGGAGGACCTCTCAGGGGCCTCATGA
- a CDS encoding DUF655 domain-containing protein produces MEEYAIILDYLPLGYVSEGFGTFKKRPVAQALGKDEFTLLELTPRPDVDLEIHEEVYIGKGKRDKIARINRRLRHNELTATARVELPYVIEEIIKSNEDRFVRFFNEAGPISTRLHQLELLPGIGKKRMWDILKAREEKPFESFEDIKNRVPMLSDPVKLIVRRVLMELDVEGAKRGKRKYTIFTRPPQKKRD; encoded by the coding sequence ATGGAAGAGTACGCTATCATACTGGATTACCTTCCACTTGGTTACGTTAGTGAAGGTTTCGGTACATTCAAGAAGAGGCCTGTTGCCCAGGCTCTGGGCAAGGACGAGTTCACCCTCCTTGAGTTAACACCCAGGCCAGATGTTGACCTTGAGATTCATGAGGAGGTCTACATAGGTAAGGGTAAAAGGGATAAGATAGCCAGGATAAACAGGAGACTCCGGCACAATGAACTCACAGCCACAGCCAGGGTTGAACTGCCCTACGTCATTGAGGAAATAATAAAGTCCAACGAGGACAGGTTCGTGCGTTTCTTCAATGAGGCGGGCCCCATAAGCACCAGGCTTCATCAGCTTGAACTTCTTCCAGGAATCGGTAAAAAGCGCATGTGGGATATCCTGAAGGCCCGTGAGGAAAAGCCCTTTGAGAGTTTTGAGGACATAAAGAACAGGGTCCCCATGCTATCAGACCCTGTCAAGCTCATCGTCAGGAGGGTCCTCATGGAACTGGACGTTGAGGGCGCCAAGCGGGGAAAAAGGAAGTACACAATATTCACAAGACCCCCCCAGAAGAAGAGGGACTGA
- a CDS encoding RNA polymerase Rpb4 family protein: protein MIGKKVLESEPVSMAEVKEILEKFGEEHELTYEQNLVLDHVTRFSRLDPETSRSLIEELMGIPNLKRRHAVKIADIMPVDLSDLRLIFAKERVPIKAEDLPGILEVIDKYRVE, encoded by the coding sequence ATGATAGGGAAAAAGGTTCTGGAAAGTGAACCTGTTTCTATGGCAGAGGTTAAGGAGATACTTGAAAAATTCGGGGAAGAACATGAGCTCACCTACGAGCAGAACCTTGTCCTTGACCATGTAACCCGCTTTTCAAGGCTTGACCCTGAAACCAGCAGGAGTCTCATTGAGGAACTGATGGGTATCCCCAACCTGAAAAGGAGGCATGCTGTCAAGATCGCAGATATCATGCCTGTGGACCTATCTGACCTCCGTTTAATCTTTGCCAAGGAAAGGGTCCCAATAAAGGCAGAGGACCTGCCAGGCATACTCGAGGTAATAGATAAATACCGGGTCGAATAA
- a CDS encoding 50S ribosomal protein L21e, with translation MRRSRGFRSKTRHKLQKVKRPGRSNPITRKIQSFSEGDLVHIIIDPSIHRGQPHPRFHGKTGRVAGMMGRSYVVSIRDGNKEKQLVVRPEHLQMQE, from the coding sequence ATGAGAAGATCAAGAGGTTTCAGAAGTAAAACAAGACACAAGCTTCAGAAGGTTAAAAGGCCTGGAAGATCAAACCCGATAACAAGGAAGATCCAGAGCTTCAGTGAGGGTGACCTTGTACACATAATAATAGATCCGAGCATCCACAGGGGCCAGCCCCACCCCCGCTTCCATGGTAAAACAGGCCGTGTTGCCGGTATGATGGGCAGATCATATGTTGTGTCCATAAGGGATGGTAACAAGGAGAAACAGCTTGTTGTGAGGCCAGAGCACCTTCAGATGCAAGAGTGA
- a CDS encoding tRNA pseudouridine(54/55) synthase Pus10 yields the protein MDVQERLDAILDTTDSRICPHCLGRRFSDVLEGPGNRLRGERLVEKFSLQLEGPCRVCGDVFERLDEAALMVREKVDGLNLEYSSVLVGTRLPDDVLRIDEEINKRLGIQVEGVKREVNRELGKRVTSILHCGVDFESPDLVITVDLRGKIRVHVQINPIFIEGRYRKLVRGIPQTRWPCRSCRGRGCSRCDYTGKMYSTSVEELISEPALEATGGRDSKFHGSGREDVDVRMLGTGRPFVLEIREPAIRTPDLRALEDEINRRARGMVEVADLRFSSRNRKVELKESSRKKYKVYRAIVELEGAVSDEDLVKLEKLDLIRQRTPLRVSHRRADRIRERRVLEISWKRLNGHLELIIKAEGGLYIKELISGDSGRTEPSVSSILGVPARCASLDVLEVGEAA from the coding sequence ATGGATGTTCAGGAAAGACTTGATGCCATCTTGGATACCACAGACTCAAGAATATGCCCCCACTGCCTTGGAAGACGTTTTTCTGATGTTCTGGAGGGTCCAGGAAATCGTCTGAGGGGTGAAAGGCTTGTTGAAAAATTTTCACTCCAGCTGGAAGGTCCCTGCAGGGTATGTGGTGATGTGTTTGAGAGGCTCGATGAGGCGGCCCTGATGGTCAGGGAGAAGGTGGACGGCCTCAACCTGGAGTACTCATCGGTTCTTGTGGGTACAAGGCTCCCTGATGATGTGCTCAGAATTGATGAAGAGATAAACAAGCGCCTTGGAATCCAGGTGGAGGGTGTCAAGAGGGAGGTGAACCGTGAACTCGGCAAGAGGGTCACCTCCATCCTCCACTGTGGCGTGGATTTTGAATCGCCGGACCTTGTGATAACGGTTGATCTGAGGGGGAAGATAAGGGTCCATGTTCAGATAAACCCCATCTTCATTGAGGGGCGATACCGTAAACTTGTCCGCGGGATACCCCAGACAAGGTGGCCCTGCAGGAGCTGCCGTGGGAGGGGATGCAGCAGGTGCGATTATACCGGTAAAATGTACTCCACCTCCGTGGAGGAGCTCATATCAGAACCAGCTCTTGAGGCAACAGGGGGACGTGACAGTAAGTTTCATGGCTCTGGCAGGGAGGATGTGGATGTGCGGATGCTTGGAACCGGAAGACCCTTTGTACTGGAGATTAGGGAGCCAGCAATCCGCACACCAGACCTCAGGGCACTGGAGGATGAGATAAACAGAAGAGCCAGGGGTATGGTTGAGGTGGCTGATCTGAGGTTCTCCTCAAGGAACAGAAAGGTGGAACTGAAGGAGTCATCCAGAAAAAAATACAAGGTCTACCGTGCCATTGTTGAACTCGAAGGTGCCGTGTCTGATGAGGACCTGGTAAAGCTTGAGAAACTTGACCTGATAAGGCAGAGGACGCCGCTGAGGGTTTCGCACAGAAGGGCTGACAGGATCAGGGAACGCAGGGTCCTTGAAATATCCTGGAAACGCCTTAACGGTCACCTGGAACTCATAATAAAGGCGGAGGGTGGACTGTACATAAAGGAACTGATCTCGGGTGATTCTGGACGTACAGAGCCCAGCGTGAGCAGTATTCTGGGTGTCCCTGCAAGGTGCGCCAGCCTTGATGTCCTTGAGGTCGGTGAGGCCGCATGA
- a CDS encoding signal recognition particle protein Srp54: MLGNLGRSLSKTMKKLAGMTIVDEEVVKEVIKDIQRALIQSDVNIKLVFNLSKSIEERALNEEPPKGITPKEHIISIVYEEMVKLLGERSHELKIEEKPYRILFLGLQGSGKTTTIGKLARYLRKKGFTVGVVCTDTWRPAAFEQLKQYTEGQDISVYGDPENKNALELAEKGLERFQKKDVIIFDTAGRHKEEKDLLREMEELSAVIKPHEAILVIDGTIGQQAREQALAFREATDIGSIIITKLDGSAKGGGALSAVAEIGAPIRFIGTGERIDDLEVFDPERFISRLLGMGDLKSLLEKVEEVSDEELAEESLDAILSGKFTLKDMRVQFEMMGKMGPLQQVMSMLPGVGKLPKDATKMTEETIRKYLIIMDSMTEEELEKPDIIKQSRIRRISRGSGTRNEDVKELLKYYRVTRKAMKGLGRRKMGGPMGQLMRQFMR; this comes from the coding sequence ATGCTTGGAAATCTGGGCAGGAGTCTCAGTAAAACTATGAAAAAACTGGCAGGGATGACCATAGTTGATGAGGAGGTCGTTAAGGAAGTCATCAAGGATATACAGAGGGCCCTGATCCAGTCTGACGTTAACATAAAGCTTGTATTCAATCTGTCAAAATCAATAGAGGAGCGGGCTCTTAACGAGGAGCCCCCCAAGGGGATAACACCCAAGGAGCACATCATAAGCATAGTCTACGAGGAGATGGTTAAGCTCCTTGGTGAAAGGTCCCATGAATTAAAGATAGAGGAGAAACCCTACAGGATACTCTTCCTGGGGCTCCAGGGGAGCGGTAAAACAACAACCATCGGTAAACTTGCAAGGTACCTGCGTAAGAAGGGTTTCACGGTGGGTGTGGTCTGTACAGACACCTGGAGACCCGCGGCCTTTGAACAGCTGAAGCAGTACACAGAGGGTCAGGATATCAGTGTCTACGGTGACCCTGAAAACAAAAACGCCCTTGAACTTGCAGAGAAGGGACTTGAAAGGTTTCAGAAAAAGGATGTTATCATATTCGACACCGCAGGAAGGCACAAGGAGGAGAAGGACCTTCTCAGGGAGATGGAGGAACTCTCAGCCGTCATTAAACCCCATGAGGCCATACTCGTAATTGATGGGACGATTGGCCAGCAGGCAAGGGAGCAGGCCCTTGCATTCAGGGAGGCCACAGATATCGGGTCAATAATCATTACAAAGCTTGATGGTTCAGCCAAGGGTGGAGGCGCCCTCTCAGCGGTTGCAGAGATTGGTGCACCCATCAGGTTCATAGGTACCGGTGAACGAATAGATGACCTGGAGGTCTTTGACCCTGAAAGGTTCATATCAAGGCTTCTTGGAATGGGGGACCTCAAAAGTCTCCTTGAAAAGGTTGAGGAGGTCTCAGATGAGGAGCTTGCTGAGGAATCCCTTGACGCCATACTATCAGGGAAGTTCACTCTGAAGGATATGAGGGTCCAGTTTGAGATGATGGGCAAGATGGGCCCCCTGCAGCAGGTCATGAGCATGCTCCCGGGTGTCGGGAAGCTCCCAAAGGATGCCACAAAGATGACTGAGGAGACCATAAGGAAGTACCTTATCATAATGGACTCCATGACAGAGGAGGAGCTGGAAAAACCTGATATAATCAAGCAATCCAGGATCCGGAGGATATCAAGGGGGTCAGGTACCCGGAACGAGGACGTCAAGGAACTTTTAAAGTACTACAGGGTAACAAGGAAGGCCATGAAGGGCCTTGGCAGGAGAAAGATGGGTGGCCCGATGGGTCAGCTGATGAGGCAGTTCATGAGGTAG
- the hpt gene encoding hypoxanthine/guanine phosphoribosyltransferase, which yields MLDKLKESLRNSPVIKKGDYDYFVNPVTDGIPLTEPEILEEIADEIVRRFNPDPASVDKIICIEAMGIHHATVLSLKTRIPFVVVRKRRYGLPGEVAVHQMTGYSEGELYINGVDGDDRVMVIDDVVSTGGTLLAVLEALSEMEVEVVDVVTVIDKGEGSRVVKERTGFNVRSLVKVDVVDGKVTVEEIPDGGLKD from the coding sequence ATGCTTGATAAACTAAAGGAAAGCCTCAGAAATTCTCCCGTAATCAAGAAGGGGGATTATGACTACTTTGTTAACCCTGTAACTGATGGAATACCACTCACAGAGCCTGAAATCCTTGAGGAGATTGCAGATGAAATAGTTAGAAGATTCAATCCAGATCCGGCCAGTGTGGATAAGATAATTTGCATTGAGGCCATGGGTATACACCATGCGACGGTGCTATCACTCAAAACCCGCATACCCTTCGTTGTCGTAAGAAAAAGGAGGTACGGCCTCCCTGGGGAGGTTGCGGTTCATCAGATGACAGGTTACAGTGAGGGAGAACTTTACATAAATGGTGTTGATGGGGATGATCGTGTAATGGTAATAGATGACGTCGTGAGTACCGGTGGAACACTGCTGGCTGTCCTCGAGGCCCTAAGTGAGATGGAAGTTGAGGTTGTGGACGTTGTAACCGTCATAGATAAGGGTGAGGGCTCAAGGGTGGTGAAGGAGAGGACAGGATTCAATGTAAGGAGCCTTGTGAAGGTGGATGTTGTTGACGGGAAGGTCACCGTTGAGGAAATCCCGGATGGGGGGCTGAAGGATTAA
- the dph2 gene encoding diphthamide biosynthesis enzyme Dph2: MSLYDLETERVIREIKRLKVVVVGLQFPEGLKTRAVELAGIIESETDATTVISADPCFGACDVSDRKMKGMVDLIIHYGHTSFPIDYEVPVIFIEARSGVEIREVLEDAANLLEGHRRVGLATTAQHLHLLDEAESFLEQRGFEVVKGSGVNTAEGQVLGCNFSAIRNTDADAYLFIGSGNFHPLGIKLLTGRDVVVADPYHGEVRRLDEFADRVLRIRFARINRSSSARRWGILVSSKEGQRRFKLALEIKRKLESAGREAFIFLLENISPEALLPFREIEAFVVTACPRIAIDDSQIYDRPLLNPSELEIALGEREWEDYVLDEIIFS, encoded by the coding sequence ATGTCACTCTATGATCTTGAAACAGAAAGGGTTATCAGGGAAATAAAGCGCCTCAAAGTGGTTGTTGTCGGACTTCAATTTCCTGAGGGACTTAAAACCAGGGCTGTTGAACTTGCCGGGATTATAGAATCAGAAACGGATGCAACAACTGTTATATCTGCAGACCCATGCTTCGGTGCATGTGATGTTTCAGACAGAAAGATGAAGGGTATGGTTGATCTCATAATCCACTACGGGCACACATCATTTCCCATTGACTATGAGGTGCCTGTCATATTCATTGAGGCCCGTTCAGGGGTTGAGATAAGAGAGGTACTTGAGGATGCCGCCAATCTCCTGGAAGGGCACAGGAGAGTGGGCCTTGCAACAACTGCACAGCACCTCCACCTCCTTGATGAGGCAGAGTCTTTCCTTGAGCAGAGGGGCTTTGAGGTTGTTAAGGGCTCAGGGGTAAACACCGCTGAGGGCCAGGTACTGGGATGTAACTTTTCAGCCATAAGGAACACCGATGCAGATGCGTACCTCTTCATTGGAAGCGGAAACTTCCATCCACTGGGCATAAAACTTTTAACGGGAAGGGATGTTGTGGTGGCTGACCCCTACCATGGGGAGGTAAGAAGACTGGATGAATTCGCAGATAGAGTCCTCAGGATCAGATTTGCAAGGATAAACAGGTCATCCTCTGCCAGGAGGTGGGGGATACTAGTCTCATCAAAGGAGGGGCAGAGGAGATTCAAACTGGCCCTTGAGATAAAAAGGAAACTGGAGTCTGCTGGAAGGGAGGCATTCATATTCCTACTTGAGAACATATCACCGGAGGCACTGCTACCATTCAGGGAGATCGAGGCGTTCGTTGTCACTGCTTGCCCAAGGATTGCCATTGACGACTCACAGATCTATGATAGGCCACTCCTTAACCCATCGGAACTTGAGATAGCCCTCGGTGAAAGGGAATGGGAGGATTACGTCCTCGATGAGATAATATTTTCCTGA
- a CDS encoding exosome complex RNA-binding protein Csl4 produces the protein MKVKSGDIVFPGDFLAVSEEVIPSEGTYDDDGEIKSLVVGEVARDDRNKSIKVISKFSTPPILRTGSRVIGEVIDVRGQRALVRIHSIKGNRRALATYFVGGVHVSQAKKGYLSKLTEAFRIGDIVEARVTKVMGLDGIDLQTSSRDLGVIKAMCTRCRHFMEMNGKDEVKCPNCENREKRKLSANYEG, from the coding sequence ATGAAAGTTAAATCTGGGGACATCGTTTTTCCCGGAGACTTTTTAGCTGTAAGTGAAGAGGTAATCCCCTCAGAGGGGACCTACGACGACGATGGAGAAATAAAGTCCCTTGTTGTTGGAGAGGTGGCAAGGGATGATAGGAATAAGAGCATAAAGGTAATCTCAAAGTTCAGCACACCCCCAATCCTCAGGACGGGTTCAAGGGTCATTGGAGAGGTGATAGATGTGAGGGGCCAGAGGGCCCTTGTGAGGATACACAGCATCAAGGGTAACAGGAGGGCCCTTGCAACCTACTTTGTCGGGGGCGTCCATGTTTCACAGGCAAAGAAGGGCTACCTCTCGAAACTTACAGAGGCCTTCAGGATAGGGGATATAGTGGAGGCAAGGGTTACAAAGGTTATGGGCCTTGATGGTATAGACCTCCAGACCTCCTCCCGTGACCTTGGGGTCATAAAGGCCATGTGCACAAGGTGCAGGCACTTCATGGAGATGAACGGCAAGGACGAGGTGAAGTGCCCCAACTGTGAAAACAGGGAAAAAAGGAAACTATCAGCGAATTATGAAGGTTAA
- a CDS encoding DNA-directed RNA polymerase subunit L: protein MEVILNKRYEMEIVFEGETHTLCNVLRSILMEDETVKAAAYSIDHPIVGEPQLYIRARSPKKSLVKAAGTLIERCDEFRSLIESA from the coding sequence ATGGAAGTCATTCTTAACAAGAGATATGAAATGGAGATAGTATTCGAGGGTGAAACACACACCCTCTGCAATGTACTGAGGAGCATACTGATGGAGGATGAAACCGTTAAGGCCGCGGCCTACTCCATCGACCACCCCATAGTGGGGGAACCACAGCTTTACATAAGGGCAAGGAGCCCCAAGAAATCACTCGTTAAGGCAGCAGGGACTCTCATTGAGAGATGCGATGAGTTCAGGTCACTCATAGAGTCAGCCTAA